The following coding sequences are from one Devosia neptuniae window:
- a CDS encoding DUF2948 family protein translates to MTDLKLLALDTEDLDVLSAHVQDAVVRVADMGYARGDRRFALLMNRYDWESDKPRGKGVRKRAALHFDAVQSVVTAGFDPNAHDGVLNLLAITFIPIDGPAGMVELSFAGGGTVRLGVECLEARLSDLGAAWAATAKPAHTLD, encoded by the coding sequence ATGACCGATCTCAAGCTTCTGGCGCTTGATACCGAAGATCTCGATGTGCTGTCCGCCCATGTGCAGGATGCCGTGGTGCGGGTGGCAGATATGGGCTATGCCCGCGGCGACCGGCGCTTTGCCCTGCTGATGAACCGCTATGATTGGGAAAGCGACAAGCCGCGTGGCAAGGGCGTGCGCAAGCGCGCCGCGCTGCATTTCGATGCCGTCCAATCGGTGGTAACCGCCGGGTTCGATCCCAACGCCCATGATGGCGTGCTGAACCTGCTCGCCATCACCTTCATCCCCATCGATGGTCCGGCCGGCATGGTCGAGCTCAGCTTTGCCGGCGGCGGCACCGTCCGGCTCGGCGTCGAATGCCTTGAAGCCCGCCTCTCCGATCTGGGCGCCGCCTGGGCCGCCACCGCCAAGCCCGCCCACACGCTCGACTGA
- a CDS encoding TetR/AcrR family transcriptional regulator has protein sequence MTETPKKFRRRAEARPDEVLDAALAVFVEKGYAAAKVDEVARRAGVSKGTVYLYFPSKEALIEGIVRRAVAPIALRALPDLETYEGDPRVPITMLLTVLIQQLARPEAIAVPKLILREVLSFPFIATFYRNEVLDKVMPALVRLIRRGVDSGTLRKVDPELTVRSIIGPLLAHVALGELFGIMPEGGDLALDRFVANHLDILFHGISTQPAEARP, from the coding sequence ATGACCGAGACACCGAAGAAATTCCGCCGGCGGGCTGAGGCGCGGCCGGATGAGGTGCTGGATGCGGCGCTGGCGGTGTTTGTGGAGAAGGGCTATGCGGCGGCCAAGGTGGATGAGGTGGCGCGGCGGGCGGGCGTGTCCAAGGGCACGGTCTATCTGTATTTTCCATCCAAGGAAGCGCTGATCGAGGGGATAGTGCGGCGGGCGGTGGCGCCGATTGCGCTGCGGGCGCTGCCGGATCTCGAGACCTATGAGGGCGATCCGCGCGTGCCCATCACCATGCTGCTGACTGTACTGATCCAGCAATTGGCGCGGCCCGAGGCGATCGCCGTACCCAAGCTGATCCTTCGGGAAGTGCTGAGCTTTCCCTTCATCGCCACGTTCTATCGCAACGAAGTGCTCGACAAGGTGATGCCGGCACTGGTCCGGTTGATCCGGCGCGGGGTGGACAGTGGCACACTGCGCAAGGTCGATCCCGAACTGACGGTGCGCTCGATCATCGGACCGCTGCTGGCCCATGTGGCGCTGGGCGAATTGTTCGGCATCATGCCGGAAGGCGGGGACCTGGCGCTTGACCGGTTCGTCGCCAACCATCTCGATATCCTGTTTCACGGCATCAGCACGCAACCGGCGGAGGCGCGGCCATGA
- a CDS encoding HlyD family secretion protein codes for MSDFLGGIFAALMALLPGGAGDAGGYPGYLEADYVYVAPVGAGRIADMAVAEGQPVAMGDMLFTQDDAQQQALLTAALARRQSAEANLDNLTTGSRALEIDVIRASLAKARSDLALAQSNLARSEKLLAAGTTTQARVEQDRAALASAQAQVAQFTAQVGVAELPARNAQQVAAEAELEAAAADANRAQLDLRDRQTMAPVAGIVDRLFYSAGEIATAGTPVVSILPAGALKARFFVPEADRSALAVGGMVQVGCDGCTAMSARITYFASEPQTTPPVIYSKEERGRLVYLVEAELEAPGGLRPGQPVTVTR; via the coding sequence ATGAGCGATTTCCTCGGGGGTATTTTCGCAGCGTTGATGGCCTTGCTACCCGGTGGGGCGGGTGATGCGGGTGGCTATCCGGGATATCTGGAGGCTGACTATGTCTATGTGGCGCCGGTGGGTGCCGGGCGCATTGCCGATATGGCGGTGGCGGAGGGCCAGCCGGTTGCCATGGGTGACATGCTGTTCACCCAGGACGATGCGCAGCAGCAGGCGCTGCTGACGGCAGCGCTGGCGCGCCGGCAATCGGCAGAGGCTAATCTGGATAATCTGACGACCGGCAGCCGGGCGCTGGAAATTGACGTGATCCGTGCCTCGCTGGCCAAGGCGCGCTCGGATCTGGCGCTGGCGCAATCGAACCTGGCGCGCAGCGAGAAGTTGCTGGCGGCAGGTACGACAACGCAAGCGCGGGTCGAGCAGGATCGGGCGGCGCTGGCCTCGGCGCAGGCGCAGGTGGCCCAATTCACGGCGCAAGTGGGCGTGGCCGAATTGCCGGCGCGCAATGCGCAACAGGTGGCGGCGGAGGCCGAGTTGGAGGCTGCAGCCGCCGATGCCAATCGCGCGCAGCTTGACCTGAGGGATCGCCAGACCATGGCGCCGGTGGCGGGCATTGTGGATCGGTTGTTCTATTCCGCCGGCGAGATTGCGACGGCGGGAACGCCGGTGGTTTCGATCCTGCCAGCAGGGGCGCTCAAGGCCCGGTTCTTCGTGCCGGAGGCTGACCGGTCGGCGCTGGCGGTGGGCGGCATGGTGCAGGTGGGATGCGATGGCTGCACGGCCATGTCAGCCCGGATCACCTATTTCGCCAGCGAGCCGCAGACCACCCCGCCGGTGATCTATTCGAAGGAGGAGCGCGGGCGGCTGGTCTATCTGGTGGAAGCCGAGTTGGAAGCACCCGGCGGTTTACGGCCGGGCCAGCCGGTGACGGTGACGCGGTGA